Part of the Halogeometricum rufum genome, GGAAGTCGCCGTTCTTCGACAAGTCGTTCAACGAGGAAGGGGCGTGGCGGTGTACGGTCTACAACCGCGTCTATCATCCGCGCGGACTCGTCGAACCGGAGGACGGCGGAGCGATGGCCGAGTACGAAGCGCTGACGGAGAAAGTGACGCTCTGGGACGTGGCCGTCGAACGGCAGATTCGCGTGAAAGGGCCCGACGCCGAAGCGCTCACCGACTACGTCATCACCCGCGACGCCACCGAGATAGACACGATGAAGGGCAAGTACGTCATCCTCTGCAACGAGGACGGCGGCATCCTGAACGACCCAGTGCTCCTCCGCGTCGACGACGACGAGTTCTGGTTCTCCATCTCCGACTCCACGCTGATGCAGTGGCTTCAGGGTGTCAACGTCGGCAAGGACTTCGACGTCGAAATCGACGAGATAGACGTAGCGCCGATGCAGATTCAGGGCCCCCTCTCCGAGGACGTGATGGTCGAAGTCGTCGGCGAGGAGGTCAGCGACATCCCGTACTACGGCCTGATGGAGGCCGAAATCAACGGCGCCGACGTATTGGTGAGTCAGACCGGCTTCTCCGGCGAGAAAGGGTTCGAGATCTACGTGAAGGACGCGACGAAGCACGCCGAACGCGTCTGGGACCCCGTGATGGAGACGGTGAAGGACCACGGCGGGATGCAGATCGCGCCCGGTCACCACCGTCGCATCGCGGCCGGCATCCTCTCGTGG contains:
- a CDS encoding aminomethyltransferase family protein, which translates into the protein MSGNQEHPNHPSIDQSDRVLPRNLRQTGDPGIEMLVSTRVRKSPFFDKSFNEEGAWRCTVYNRVYHPRGLVEPEDGGAMAEYEALTEKVTLWDVAVERQIRVKGPDAEALTDYVITRDATEIDTMKGKYVILCNEDGGILNDPVLLRVDDDEFWFSISDSTLMQWLQGVNVGKDFDVEIDEIDVAPMQIQGPLSEDVMVEVVGEEVSDIPYYGLMEAEINGADVLVSQTGFSGEKGFEIYVKDATKHAERVWDPVMETVKDHGGMQIAPGHHRRIAAGILSWGQDMDHETSPFQVNLGYQVPDDKEGDYIGKEALEEQKEQIESGEYPFNLKLVGLKMAGEPIRDYAPDFWIVSDPDTGDECGYMTSPWWNPDLETNIGLGFVPADKLQAETDALLNDEIYEEDLDIEFEVHLPEEYAEEDDEPVFATVAEVPFKESVNPSARERAKLGARQEANQDD